DNA sequence from the Falco biarmicus isolate bFalBia1 chromosome 5, bFalBia1.pri, whole genome shotgun sequence genome:
TGAGCCCTAACCACTGCGACTGCAGAACGGGCTGAAAAGGCTGAATTTGAAAACTGCTAAAGCTGACACTTAAGACCAAGGTGTGCTCTTGCTAGTAGCTCACCTGTTAGCTGCACTCTAGATGTAAGCATGTTACTCTAGGATAGCAAACAACCACTTTGAAAGAGAAGGTCAGTATCTTGCTGCCATTAGGGCAATGGTATCTGGTATAACAAATACAGGCCGTTGTCTGTGTAAACCATCAGGTGATGTTCTCCTCATGGGTTGAGTCCTGCACTAGTCCTGACTACTGCATGAGTCCCAAGTCTCTTTCAACTGCAAAACTGGATTGCCGAGGGAAAGGAGTAGAACCTAAGTTTCCTCAATTCATTGTATTGCCTCAGAGAAGCACAGTACAGCCTCTGGACACTGATAACTAGGTAATAACCtgtcttcatttttactttgaaCTCACAGCAAACAAAGGGGCCAGTTCTGCACCGAGGAGAAGGCATTAGGACAACTGTAAATTTATGCCACCTTTCTGGACCACATTCAGACTTCATAGTTTTAAGGTTGACATACCAGCTGCTCTAAAATTCATTCTTCTTTAGAGACCTATCAAGGCATTGCATAACTCTCCCCTCTGCTCACTTTCTACATTAGCTTTTGCAAATAGGATGGCAGGCCTGTGCTGTAGATGTAAACTTAACAACCCGTGGACGTTTATACTccctttatggaaaaaaatctactgTTCGTATAGTACAATCTATTGAACCTTAAAGGTCTTGAAGTATCCTTTGCATTTCCTTGTGCtaggaaaatggaagaaatgacTCATTGTGTTTGTGAGGCTGGACTGTGCTCATCTGTAAGTAGGACAATTAAAGTTGCTGAccattttcatttaatacaACAAGCTCTATCTGGGGGTATCCATAAGAACACACAATTAGCCTGCCTTAAAAACAGACTGcttggatttttctgtttggtctttCTCTAACAGATCACCAGGACTGGAACAAAAAGAAGTGACTGAagaagtttgttttgcttgttacTTACTGTACCAACGCACACTGATCTGCTGCACAAACTGCAATGAGACCCAAGGATGAGGAATTTGTCCTTGTCAGGGGTGAAAGGATCCTTCATGACATAGCTTTCTTCCAAAAGCCTGTAAGAGAATAATTTCAGGCTTTTAAGGGTAGATTTCACAGCAGGGGAGAGTCAAAAGGTGGAAACTGTCAACATCTCCTAGGGTACAAAGACTGGATTACCTTTGCAAAGCTCCCCTTGCAAGACTCACAGTCTTAATGTAGTCGTCATCAGTGCAAAGAACTGGCCATTGTACAAGCCTTCATGTCTGGTGTATGtttcctgcagcactgcatttAAAACATGTGAGTAGGCCAGAAAGCAAAGCCAATAAAGATCGTGTGTAAAACTATTTCTTATACGCATGTACAGAAGCGTTATGCTTCAGCattattcttttgctttttgaatcTCAGCCGTCCAAATAAAGCTGAGATGTTAACACTGAGCTTGCATAACCTAAAGTTAAGATGCACGTTCAGCTTTGATTCAGACTCTTTAAGAATAGAGTTGATCAAAGGTGGGCCATTGCTGAGTGGAAGAGGGAAAACCAGTACCACTATGGTATTTGGaatgagaaaaatacagctgcctAAGGAAAACATCCCAAGCAGGTGGTGATCAACAGCTGTTTCCATTTTATAAGAAACAGAGCGGTCTTAGCGGGGTGAAATACTAAGTACATGCTTGACTTCCAGTTCTAGTGAGTTCCTGACCATGTTTGCCTGATGGATTCACTGACCAGGATGGCCTCAACAGAGCTACTCGTACATTTAAAGCTAAGTGCTTTGTTTTATGGGGAGTTTAATGTCTGCAGATAAAGTTATAACTGCATAGTTTCTGGTGAAACTATCCCTACttagcagagacagaaaaggctttggtctcctaaaatgtaaatatgtaCTAAATTTCCATACACTATTAATGTCATACTGTAATGTCAATCTGCCAAAGAATTGTGTCATGCTGAAAAGCATTCCTGTTCAAAACTCCATGTCATGTCAAACAGCtcttaaaaagtgtttttaacaTATGTATTTAATTCATGCTGTGTTTACATGTTGCCCAGCTGACACAGCTGTGAGGAAGAGCTATTCCCAGAAATGCTAGGCTGACAGTCAACAGTATTCTAGTAAGAAAATAATGGTATAGGTAAATAGTAGGGTGGTCAGTGGGGTTAGGAAACAGGTTAAATACAAATCTTTGCGTGGTTATTGAAGCAGGACAGGAAAGTTGATTTTTGTCTTTCGCTATCAACACTAacaatttttaacatttcttccctctggaaaaaaagaagttactttAAGTACCAAGCCACATATTCAGGGCCAATATGGCATGTTACTGGGTTCAAGTAGTGCATATtgttacaaacaaaaaatactgttctaATGCTCATTGCATAAATGAGATCTGTAATATGAAATGCTGTACTTACACAATAGAGCGTGTGTTGGGTGGCTTCTGTCCATAGTATATGTATGGAGCTGTTAAGCCACATAGCTGACATGTGAACTCTCCTGTAGGCTGAACTCCTTTGGAAGCATCCATCTTTAAGCTACCtataagaaacacaaaaaaacctttaGGTCCAAAGTGCAACACTGGGAACATGCCTGCAAGAAGATTAAGCTGATGTGGGACATCTGGCTATGCTAGTTAAAATGCAATGGAAAACTGACTATTCCAAACCTTAATCAGTAAATCTTTTTTCCCAGATCAAGTTGGTTTCCCATGTCCCATTTAAATTTCCAAATGCCTTAGACAGGTTCAGAAATTGCAGCCTGGGAGCCTAGCTATAAAGTTAATCTATTAATTTGGAACTTGATCATTGAAAGAATTTAGGTAACAAAGTACATGGCTGTGACGTGGAAAAACCTTTACTCAGTCAAGGCCTGTGCTCCTAAGAGCTTCCCAGAAAACAACTCCCTATCTGCTGTGCAGAATCCAAATCCAGTTCTGCAATGCCTGTCTCCTCCCACAAACTGCAAATTGAGTGTTTAAAGGGTTTGGGACCCCACTCAGAAGGCAGGTACCAGAAAGGTAAATGTTGCAATGATTTACtacctctttttctttgcttctggtTCACCTTCGAATAGTTTTGGAAGCTTAACACTTGGTTCCCAGTTCTTATCTGGCTTCCTATGGAAATGAGGCTGATGTAATCAGCCTGTGCCTAGATAGAGTGCAGGCCCATTCAAGCCACACAGGACAGAGGAGGAACCTTTAAAAAAGTTTAGGCCCTTTAACTCGTTTAGTAGGCAGAAGAGGGAGACTCTGCTTAATCCCCATGAAGGATACCCATATACTTCTACAAATCAGAGAATCTGCACATAGGAAAGCTACTGTCACCTGTCTGAAAGACTTTAGCCAAGCATAACAAAGGTGTCGCTATCAGTTGCGAGACACAAAACATAGGAAGCCATGCTTCATCAGCTTTGGTCCTTACAAGATGACTGGTTTAAAATTTTGGCCGCTGATTTACATTTGGGAGCTTACCCTTCACTAGCACCACTTTAGCTGGGAGTCATGCCCTGAGTTTTTCAAAAGTGTGGTGTGGCAAGTATGCTTTTTAGGACTGATTTTGGTGTGTGTGCACAATCAGATCAAACACAGCTAACCATGTGCATGCCCAAAAATTGCACCATGAATGAAATGTGATCGCTTGTTTGCAAGTTGGTTATCTTTGGTCACCTGCACCATTTTCTTGAACAGACATATTCACCTTGCAGTTAGCAAGAAAACTGAAGCTTTTAGCTAAAAGCCCTCACACttttcacagcagcagttttctgcTGCAAACCTGTCAGCTTTCTTAAGTGAAGCAGGGCTGGCATCAAGCTGTTAGGAAGGTGATCAATAGGAGCTCGGATTTGGGCAATATCTCAGCAGTTAGGTTGTGTGTCCTCACGGCTGAGCAGACACACAGCCTGCCAAAGGACAGCAGGTCATCCCCACTCTTGTAGCTTTGCAGCCATTCCCTTCCCGTGCAGAGCTGATTCAGTTCACTAACGCCATGTCTCTATTTATGTTTTAGCTCAGCTTAGGTGTTTTCTTTGGGAACAAAATGCCTGACTGTCCTCACTTACCATGCTTGGTTTGCATGGCGGAGCAGTCTTAAAGCACACAGACTCGACAGTTGTAGATGAAACGGAAAGATGTACTCCAGAAGCACACCTAATACACTCCAACGTGAATGCCCAAATAATGGCCATGTAGTCTACAGGCTAGGACCAGAGGTAATCTgaaacaccccaaaacacagagaGTGGGCAGCTGGTTATCCAGCATCAAACACCTTGGTCTATGGTTTCACTCTTACTGCATCACACTAGTTACTAATGTAGGAACAAATAAAAgaactaccttttttttttttttcttccaatgtcttttttcctcttgttctaGGGAACTAAATGGGCTTGCAGAGGAATTCAGCAACTGCTAACAGTTGTACAAGGTAAGAGGCGAAAAAGCACAGCCAGGAGACAGAGCAGGCTGAGATGAGGGACCTGTATTTCCCTCTTTCAATGACAGTAAGCTGCTATTTCTGCTCACCCTGTGTGGTGAAACTGAATCCTTAGAGACATATGCTGCTAAGGTGAATTAGGGGCAAGGTGAAGCGGAGTTGTGACTACTTGACATCTAGTGTTCCAGAAAAACAGGGAGCCCCAAGATCCTCAGAGGTTACAGAGGCTTCATAACAGACACCCAGTTCAGAAAGTCCTAGCCTGTTAAATCCTGAACCTTAATTTTGGGAATAATCTCCTTTACCTAATCATTCCTTCACCACAGCCTTTCTACTGCCATTCCTGGCATTTCAGTAGTACAGGAAGCTCTTCAAATGTAACACAAATGGGGCTGAATACTGgtttaataaataaatccaaCTCATTAATACCTTAGGCAGctacatttttttgaaagtgaTTGAATCCTTGGATATCATGTACTTTCCCTACCTCACAGGTAGGGATGCTTCAGAGAATTTAATTAACTAAAATGCCGTCAGATTTTTCAGTTAGACATAAGGCCTATTTCTCCTGGTATATTAAAACTAGGATTCTTCAAACTATACAGAAACTCAACTAAGAAATCTGCTTCCTGAACCCTGTGTTTTAGGATTACTAGGTAAGTCCCCAAACATACTCAAATTTACCTTTTCTGTAGGTCATCAGTAGCAATACCAAGGCACCCACCTATCTGAATGATATTCAGTCCAGAGCATTGTATGCAATTTTCTGTAAtcaatcttttttaaaaatgggaaataattgTCCCCACAGAGGTACAGCATGAAAAGTCACTCAAATCAAATAGGAGAGGACTGCCATGGtgatcttttctttaaaataatgcaaaacacTAAGAacaaggggcgggggggggggggggggggaagtattTATGGCAGTGAGGATCATAGACTTTGGAATGAACGTGTCCTGATTCCAAGTCAAAATAACAGCCCTGGGTTCAGAGCTGAAGTACGTTAGATATAGAAACACCTGCTCTCTTATAGACCATTGGCATGTAGAACAGAATCTGTTCAGTGACTACCACTGGGAAGGAATGATATCTATGtacaaacagattttttggCTATGCCAGTTGAAAAGCATATGATCCTGTCTGTAAAGCACAGATGAATTTATAATGCTTTCCATTTTACTCCCAGCTTACAAGTCACTGGTATCAGCTGTAccaaattttatttcactgggAACATCACTTGTCCTGAGAGCTTGTCTACACAGTGGCACTTGGGAAAGTTAAGGTGTGAAGTTAATGAATGTACAGATTGCAGAGTAAATGCTCCCATTCAGAAGTAAGGTTTGCTACATAACAAAATCgagacatttttcttctgaagaaataaatttaatggCAAATGTAATAAGCTTTTAGTTTATCCATGCACTTCATACCTTTAGTCTAAAACACCAAGCAGACAAATCCTAAGATGCACTCTCTCACAAAGCTTCTAGTACTTCCAAAAAGCTCATATGCAATTAAAAGAACTGCATCTTTATGTCAGACAGCAAATGCACAGAAGCAATTCTGGGATAAAACCACAGTCGAGACAGACATTGGTTTATCACAAAGTAGGCTCATTGGTTTGGCCCTACACACAGTCTTAGCAAGATGCCTGATATGACAACTATGACAAGGTGTGTGCCTCCCCTCCAATCAGACATATGAAGCACAAGTGAGAACTCATTTCTCTCTTGTGTACCAACAACAGGATAAAGGATCTCTTGGGGAGATAAAAGTCTAGGGCACTAATACCTTCACAACGATGACAGGCAAGTTTCTGACCTCAAGTGACTTAGATCATCACCAGCACTACTActggctttttctcttttccttgaaaatttcTGAAGCAGCATCATGTCCCAGTAACATGTCAAATATCTGGCTGGCTGGTATGTACTGAAGAAGTCTTTTAGAACAGCTTGTTTAGAACTGAATTCTGCCCAAGCATTTGCCATTTTGGCTGGAAGCCGCAAGGTACTTAAAACACAAGAACATGCATAGCTCTTCTGAAAGAACACGGTTACCCGCACACGCTTGATTACGAAGCAAACACTGAACTAGCACACTCAGCAGAAACCTGCCAAGTCAAGCCCAGAATGCTGCAGGATGTGTGTGAGGCTGGCCCACGTGTCATGGTGAAAGGTAAAGTACAGAAATCTGAATGCCATACTAAGGAAATAATTgcagtaaaagcaaagcatggGTTAGATAGTGCTACAAGAGTGTTTCTGCATGCTGTCTGTGACTGATACATAATATAGATGTGGGGAAATGGCTCTCAGTGCTGTTCTCTGGGGACTCCTAAAAACTTCAGGGCAGTTCTGCTCGGAGCATACTGCTAACAGGCCTGGAAGGCATGccagaaataataaatcacCATTAAATTGTCAGGGTCAGTGGCAAAGTAGTGGCACAGATAAGTAACCTGATTTTCCTTGCTTGAAGCCTCATTAGCACAAGTCTTTACAATGCATAGGTTAAGCCCCTCTTAATACTCCACAGGAGACTCATGTATTTCTGAGTCACCGATAAACTAAGAGAAattatataagaaaaaaactgcCTACAAACAGACATAGACTTTGATTTAAAAGTGTGTCAGATAAAATCAACATTGACACACCTTTAATCCTCTCCAATTAAACCCTTGTTTATTTTACCTGCCAAGACTTTCCTGCAGTATCCACTGTTGATGACTATGACCTATTAAAATATTCACAGCTTGATTCTCCATGGGAACAAGCGCTCTCTAATAGAAGGGTAGGAGCCACTGAGTTCATAGCCTGGTAAATGCCAAGTTATTTTGCAGTGTTTAGTGTGATACAAATTTAAATACACTTCAGCAGCACC
Encoded proteins:
- the CDPF1 gene encoding cysteine-rich DPF motif domain-containing protein 1 isoform X3 is translated as MDASKGVQPTGEFTCQLCGLTAPYIYYGQKPPNTRSIVLLEESYVMKDPFTPDKDKFLILGSHCSLCSRSVCVGTECSLFYSKRFCLPCVNENLKAFPLEIQEDMDKRKAQQKSFPCKKMDTGT
- the CDPF1 gene encoding cysteine-rich DPF motif domain-containing protein 1 isoform X2 → MQTKHGSLKMDASKGVQPTGEFTCQLCGLTAPYIYYGQKPPNTRSIVLLEESYVMKDPFTPDKDKFLILGSHCSLCSRSVCVGTECSLFYSKRFCLPCVNENLKAFPLEIQEDMDKRKAQQKSFPCKKMDTGT